The sequence CGGTTCTCGCGGCTGGCGCTGGTCTGCTGGATCGTGATGCTGCTCTCCGGCGTGGTCAACGCGCTGGTCCGGATCGGCCTGAACGACCTCTTCACCACCGATTACGGCCTGCTGGTGGTCGCCAAGACCGTCGCGCTGCTGCTGCTCGGGGTGTTCGGCCACCAGCAGCGCGAAAAGGGCGTCGCGAACCTCGTGGACGGCAAGGGCGGCGCGCAGCTGCTGCGCCTCGCGTCGGTCGAGATCCTGATCATGTTCGTGACGATCGGGATCGCGTCCGGGCTCGCGCGGACACCGCCACCGGCGGACGCGATCACCCAGCCCTCCACGACCGAGCTGCTGATCGGCTACGACCTCGACGGTCCGCCGACGCTGTGGCGGCTCCTGTTCGACACCCGCTTCGACCTCGTCTACGGCGTCCTGGCGCTGGTCGTCGGCGGGCTGTACCTGGCGGGGGTCCGGCGGCTGCTGCGGCGGGGCGACACGTGGCCGGTCGGCCGCACGGTCGCCTGGATCAGCGGCTGCGTGGTGCTGCTCATCGCGACGTCGTCCGGCATCGGCCGGTACGCGCCCGCGATGTTCAGCGTCCACATGGGCAACCACATGCTGCTGTCGATGGTGGCGCCGGTGCTGTTCGTGCTCGGCGGCCCGGTGACGCTCGCCCTGCGCGCGCTGCCCGCCGCGGGCAAGGAGAACCCGCCGGGGCCGCGCGAGTGGCTCGTCGCCTTCGTGCACTCCCCGGTGTCGCGGTTCCTCACCCACCCGGTGGTCGCGCTGCTGCTGTTCGTCGGCTCGTTCTACGCGCTGTACTTCTCCGGCCTGTTCGACAACGCGCTGAACTACCACTGGGCGCACCTGGTGATGAACGGGCACTTCCTGCTCGCCGGGTACGTCTTCTACTGGCCGGTGATCGGCGTCGACCCGGCGCCGCGGCGGATCCCGTACCTCGGGCGGCTCGGCATGATGTTCGCCGCGATGCCGTTCCACGCCTTCTTCGGCGTGATCCTGATGAGCAAGCAGACCGTCATCGGGCAGTCGTTCTACAGCCAGCTGCACCTGCCCTGGGTGTCCGACCTGCTCACCGACCAGCGCCTCGGCGGCGGCATCGCCTGGGCCGCCGGCGAGGTCCCGGTGCTGCTCGTCCTGATCGCGCTGCTGGTGCAGTGGGCGCGTCAGGACGAGCGCGAGGCGAAGCGGCGTGACCGGCGCGAGGCGGTCACGGGCGACGAAGAGCTGAACGCCTACAACGCGATGCTCAAGAACCTCGCCGAGGGCAAGCGACCCTCGGGTTCCAGTTGAGGTTGAGGGCTGGTCGGGACGCGGCGAAAACCACGCTCGCGGTGATCCCGGCCTGACAATCGGTAGTCCGGTGGTGACCGGCGTCGAGACGCGATCAGGCGCGCTCTACGATCGTGGGTATGGCCGAGTTCATCTACACCATGAAGAAGGTGCGCAAGACCGTCGGGGACAAGGTCATCCTCGACGACGTCAGCACCGCGTTCTACCCCGGCGCCAAGATCGGCGTGGTCGGGCCGAACGGTGCCGGTAAGTCCACCGTTCTCAAGATCATGGCGGGGATCGAGCAGGCCAGCAACGGCGAGGCGTTCCTCCAGCCCGGTGCCTCCGTCGGCATCCTCATGCAGGAGCCGGAGCTCAACGAGGACAAGACGGTCCGCGAGAACGTCGAAGAGGGCCTGGGCGAGGTCAAGGTCAAGCTCGACCGGTACAACGAGGTCCTCAAGCTCATGGAGACCGAGTACACCGAAGAGCTGATGGAGGAGATGGGGCAGCTCCAGGAGGAGCTCGACCACGCCGACGCCTGGGAGCTCGACTCGACCGTCGAGCAGGCCATGGACGCGCTGCGCTGCCCGCCGCCGGACGAAGGCGTCTCCCACCTCTCCGGTGGTGAGCGCCGCCGCGTCGCGCTGTGCAAGCTCCTGCTCTCGGCGCCCGACCTGCTGCTGCTCGACGAGCCCACCAACCACCTGGACGCCGAAAGTGTCCTGTGGCTGGAGCAGTTCCTGGCCCGCTACGCCGGCGCCGTCCTCGCCGTCACCCACGACCGGTACTTCCTCGACAACGTGGCCCAGTGGATCATGGAGCTGGACCGCGGCCGCGTCGTCGGCTACGAGGGCAACTACTCCACGTACCTGGAGAAGAAGCGCGAGCGC is a genomic window of Amycolatopsis lexingtonensis containing:
- a CDS encoding cytochrome c oxidase assembly protein, which produces MSEQSVKEPDVPTQRRASVLPLLSVGVLLAAVVAVGLIALTGGAGYVIAGLPDPGLVTQYGVTVVRVLSEAASVICVGSLLLAAFLVPPQQSGTLGPEGYGALRAAGIAAWVWFAAALLSVAFTAADTAGKPFGDVLDPQTLLDLVGAIEQPKAWLWTALIAVLVALGCRLALTWGWTAVLFGLAVVGLVPVAVTGHSASGGSHDVATNSLLFHLVAAALWVGGLIALLALGYRRGNHLSLAARRFSRLALVCWIVMLLSGVVNALVRIGLNDLFTTDYGLLVVAKTVALLLLGVFGHQQREKGVANLVDGKGGAQLLRLASVEILIMFVTIGIASGLARTPPPADAITQPSTTELLIGYDLDGPPTLWRLLFDTRFDLVYGVLALVVGGLYLAGVRRLLRRGDTWPVGRTVAWISGCVVLLIATSSGIGRYAPAMFSVHMGNHMLLSMVAPVLFVLGGPVTLALRALPAAGKENPPGPREWLVAFVHSPVSRFLTHPVVALLLFVGSFYALYFSGLFDNALNYHWAHLVMNGHFLLAGYVFYWPVIGVDPAPRRIPYLGRLGMMFAAMPFHAFFGVILMSKQTVIGQSFYSQLHLPWVSDLLTDQRLGGGIAWAAGEVPVLLVLIALLVQWARQDEREAKRRDRREAVTGDEELNAYNAMLKNLAEGKRPSGSS